The genomic window GAATCAGCCCGATCGTCTCGCTGCCGCGCTTGTGAATGCTGGGGATCACGCAGCGGCACCGCCGTCACGATGGGCGAGCAGAACATCGGCGGCGTCCTCCATCCGGCGGGCCGCGCTCCGCACGGCCTTGGTCGCGGAGTCCAGGTGGGGTGCGTCGGCACCGGAGTTGAGGGCCTTGGCGACCTGGTTGAACAGGCCGTGCATGCGGCCCAGGTGCCGACGGGCAGCGAACAGCTCGTCGATCACCTCCCGTTCGGTGGCGATCTCGGCGGCGGTGCGGGTCAGGTCGCGGGCGGCCTTGTCGACGGCATAGGCGAGGAAGGCGGCGTTGGTCATCTGGCACTGGGCGGCTGCGTCGCTGAAGCGCTTGTACTCGGCGTCGTTCATGCGGCAGCTGGGCTGCTTTAGGCGCTTTCGCGACTTCGGCTGACGGGCGCGCTGACGCCGCCGCGGAAGGGTCTCGGCCTGCCGTTCCTCTCCTGGCTGCGATCCGCCCTCGGTCGCTGCCTGCCGGTCCAGCGCCCCCTGGCACTGGACCGTCCCTGCCACCCCTGGGGCAGGGACTCGGGGAGCAATGCTCCCGGGACAACTTGCTCCGCCTGAGGCAGGGGTGGTCGGCTGGGAGTCTTCGTGGGTGGCGGGGTCCTGGTTGCGGTGCGGGGTGTGCATGGGGTCTTTCGTGTCTGGGTGTGGTTGGGAGCGCTGGTGCCGCGCGGATCAGCGGGGTGGAGCGCCGGCTGCGGTCTTGAGGTGGGCCTTGAACTCGCGGACGACTCGTCCGACGTCGTCGCTGGAGACGGTGTAGCCAGCGGCGCGCAGGGCGTTCTCCACCCGGTCGCGTCCGACGCCGCCGGTCTCCTCGTAGATGCCGCGGGTGTGCTTGAGGATGACCTCGTCGGAG from Streptomyces formicae includes these protein-coding regions:
- a CDS encoding plasmid mobilization relaxosome protein MobC; protein product: MNDAEYKRFSDAAAQCQMTNAAFLAYAVDKAARDLTRTAAEIATEREVIDELFAARRHLGRMHGLFNQVAKALNSGADAPHLDSATKAVRSAARRMEDAADVLLAHRDGGAAA